A single region of the Arthrobacter sp. V1I7 genome encodes:
- a CDS encoding AbiJ-NTD4 domain-containing protein, translating into MPRFSERNGYVEPRTIVQIDDLDNETRTQIWNVVYVLKMTSYDHYGPIEMNDTFAVGLWIEWNESLEYLQGTRGKSFLGTVKKTVVKGTMAEAFDLVEACIEAVGHPLPDLLNDVFTKYLVGYRVVNGEIIQVTETAEIEAIETALDVLQPYGGARKHLLNALSLLSNRQDPHYSNVVKESISAVEAVARHLTGEKTLGDALKKLEAKGVPTQRALVDGWLKLYGYTSAEGGIRHGSIELGEVDEALATYFLVTCSSMVGYLIKKAGSGA; encoded by the coding sequence ATGCCCCGCTTCTCAGAACGCAACGGATACGTCGAGCCACGAACAATCGTCCAAATCGACGACCTAGACAACGAGACGCGAACCCAGATCTGGAATGTTGTCTACGTCTTGAAGATGACCTCATACGATCACTACGGACCCATCGAAATGAACGATACGTTCGCGGTAGGCCTGTGGATTGAATGGAACGAATCTCTTGAGTACCTTCAGGGAACAAGAGGGAAAAGCTTCCTAGGCACGGTCAAGAAAACCGTAGTCAAGGGCACAATGGCCGAAGCGTTTGACCTCGTTGAAGCGTGCATCGAAGCGGTAGGCCATCCGTTGCCTGACTTGCTGAACGACGTCTTCACGAAGTACCTCGTGGGATACCGGGTAGTGAACGGCGAAATTATCCAAGTGACCGAGACGGCCGAGATTGAGGCTATTGAGACCGCATTGGATGTGCTGCAGCCATATGGGGGCGCACGGAAGCATCTGCTGAATGCGCTGTCTCTGCTTTCGAACCGACAAGATCCCCACTACTCGAACGTAGTCAAGGAGTCGATCAGCGCAGTCGAAGCCGTCGCCCGTCATCTGACCGGCGAAAAAACACTTGGAGATGCGCTCAAGAAATTGGAAGCCAAGGGTGTTCCGACACAACGGGCCTTGGTCGATGGCTGGCTAAAACTCTATGGGTACACCAGCGCCGAGGGTGGAATCCGACATGGCAGCATCGAACTCGGCGAAGTGGACGAGGCACTCGCCACCTACTTCCTTGTCACGTGCTCATCGATGGTCGGCTACCTGATCAAGAAAGCGGGAAGCGGGGCGTAG